A region of the Microcystis aeruginosa FD4 genome:
TAAAACTTGGGTCAGTTTGGCTTTGAGAATCCACTAAACTTTTGATGTTTTCCAAGAGAAAAGGTAAATGTTCTTCTGCTTTTTTCCGCCCCTTAGCTGAATGATTATCAACACAAATAATGCCTCTTTTTAGTTCTTTAATTCCTTGACGAATAGTAGTTCGATTCCAGCCTAACTCCTGGGGAGCAAGTCAAAGCTGAAGAACAAATAAACTACTTGACAAAAGCATCAATTGGGTATGGGATAGAGAAAAGAGTGGGGAAAAGACAAAAATGACTCCAGAGCAACAACAAGAACTTAACCAACATATTCAAGCGATAGCCAAGATTCTTCATCAGGAAGCTGAGGCTGAAAAAATCCAAACTTTAGAGGGAATAGAGACGACAATAAGAGAACAGACCTGAAAATATATAACTCCGAAACTAGGATTTTTTTTGGTCACAAAAACGACAGGAACTCAAGCCGGGAGACCGAGAAAAATAAAAAGCATCATCGGAGAATTATGCCTGACAGAAAAACAAGCAATCCGTTTAAATATTCCTCGTAATAACCAAATTAGTCCTTACTTAGAACGCTGTTGTTTAAGAGCTAGTGCCAATGTTTCTTATGAAAATGCCGCCAGAGATATTCAATTTTATACAGGGATGAAGGTCTCGGCTAGGACTCAACAACGATTAGTCCATCGCCACCAATTTGCCGAAGAAGAATCAGGAAACCCCGTTCAAGAAATTAGTCTAGATGGAGGAAAAGTGCGCTTAAGAACCGAAACTAAGGGAGAGGCTTGTATCTGGAAAGATTATAAAGCAATCTGTGTTGATACTTTCCTAAGAAAAGCTTGGTTTGGAGAGAATGAATCGTTAATATATTGGGTTAATCAACAACCTTTATCTGACCCCCTTACCTGTTTGGGAGACGGACATCCCGGTATTTGGAAAATTGTGAAAAACTGGGATTGTCCAGGAGAAAAAAGAGAAATACTTGACTGGTTTCATTTGGTAGAAAATCTTCATAAAGTCGGCGGTTCAGTGAAGAGATTGAAAAAAGCAGAAAGTTGATTATGGCAGGGCAAAATTGAGGAAACAATAGCATTAATCTCTCCTTTAAAAAACGAACGAGCTGAAAATTTCTGTCGTTATTTAGAGATTCATCGTCATCGAATTGTTAATTATAATTACTATCAACAAGAAGAGATTTGCTCTATTGCTTCGGGAGCCGTTGAATCCACGGTTAAACAGATTGACCGACGACTGAAAATTTCTGGAGCCCAGTGCAATGAAGAAAATATCCCTCAAGTGCTTAAACACCGCTGTGCTTACCTAAATAACAGTCTTTAGCTATTGAATAGTATTTATGTTCTGACAAAACTGACTTGCTCCCTAACTCCTGTGCAGCAAGGGTTTGTCCCCCATAGCCTAATTCTAAGACTGTTTGCGCCATGAATCTTCTTTTAGCTGCACCTTTTAATTGAAGTGCAGTTTCACTGAGCAATTTCTTGAGGGAATCAGTTAATTCCATATACACTTACAAAGAAAAACTTGATTAATAATGTACAGGATTAATTCTACTACAAAATTGGAAGGAGGGGGCAACCATCGATCCCTACCTCCCACACTCCGAGAATGATTATTATTCTTGAGAATGAATAGTTTATTTTTTGGAAGTCCCCTAGGGTAGTTTCTCCTAAGCAAAAACAAGTAATTAATTTAGAGCCAGAATTCATTAAAAAACAAGATGGGCATCAAAAACAAGACTGTGAAAATGCGGTCGTTAAAAGATGGTTAAATAAGAATCATAAAAATAAGTATGGTTATCCTGTAACTCTTTTAGGAGACGACTTATATTCTCACGAACCTGTTTGTGAATTAGCGGTAAAACAAGGTTATAGTTTTATTTTTGTTTGTTTAGAAACGTCGCATAAAACTTTATATGAATGGCTAGAATTTTTAGAAAAAAGTGGCGAAGTTACGACCGTTGAAAAGAAACAATGGGATGGACGAAAAAATCTAATTTATCGTTATCGTTATGCTTCTAGAGTTCCCTTAAGAGAGGGGGACTCAAGTCTCGAAGTTAATTGGTGTGAAGTGACTGTTATTAATGAGAAAACCCAGAAAACTATCTACCAAAATAATTGGATAACTAATCATAAAATCACGGAAAATAATGTCGAAGAAATTGTCAAGGCTGGGCGCGGCAGATGGAAAGTTGAAAATGAAGGCAATAACGTTCTTAAAAATCACGGTTATAATTTAGAGCATAACTTTGGTCATGGTCAGAATCATTTGTGCGAGTTCTTATTGTCTTTGAATTTACTAGCTTTTTTATTTCATACCGTTTTGGATTTAGTTAATTACACCTATCAAAAGATTCGTGAGCTATTAGTAACTCGGACTTCTTTCTTTAATGATATTCGTACCCTATTAAAATTTATTTGGTTTAAGAATTGGTCGGAATTTTTCTTATTTATTCTCACCGAATATGTCCCATTGAAAAAAGTAAATTCTAGTTGAAAATGTCACATCTCTTGAAGGAGAAAAAGAAAGTTATTTATAAAAAAAACTAAAAATTTTGTTAGAATTTTATCCAGATTTATGAGTTGAAATCGATTTTTCATGGACAGAGTTCTTAAAACCTGTCTATTTATTTGTCAGATTGATTGGCTCTGCTTAGGTTTTGCACGATCGATCGAAGGACTAATATCTTTAACCAAAAAGTAAATCATGGAGGATTGCTAAACGCTGGTCATCTTCACGAACAATAGCACCATAATAATTTTTTTTATTCTCTAGCCAGAGTAATTCAAACTCGATCGCCTTGGACCAAGCTAAACTAAAATTATCCAAAGCTTGGGGACAATCAAAGATAACTTTGCGCGTCTCGAAGCGGTCAAAATGTCCTTGGCAGAACATTTTGAAAAACGGTAAAGAATCTAGTGACACCCCACCCCCAATAGCCACAGTCAAACCGGCAGCCTTAGCTTTTTTTGCCAAAGGTAAAGCCAGATCTAAAACTTGCTCGCTATTGACATCCCGGCGAGTTAATCCCAAAGAAGAGGCTAAATCCATGCGTCCGATGACGATACCATGGAGAGATTTTATCTCTGGAATCGCCAACATTTCCTGAAAATTATCACAGGCAGTAATCGTTTCGATATTAACTAATAACTCCACATCTTCCACCCCTTGATCGGCTAAAACCCTCCTAGCTGCCCGCAGATATTTTTGTAAAGCGTAGGCTGTTTCTACCATGGGAGCAATCAAGCGATCGACTCCTAAATTAACTGCATCAAAGATATCTCTGATCGCTTCGCAACCGGCGATTTTCAGATTAAAATCTACCCCCGCTTTCAGACTAATTTCTTTCAACCGCATCGCTTCCGTCAGTCGGGTTCCTTCCGTCTCGAATTCCGCTTTTACCCCTGAAACATGGTGATCTTCCCTGAGTTCTCTTAACAGTTGCACCATTTTTTTTTCTAAGGAATTCATGATTTTAATCTTTCAAAATCGCTAACTGCTAGATGAGCCTTGTTGATTATAGCCGATCTGCGAAAAGCCGATAGCTGAGGACTAGGAGACCATAAAAATACCCTAAACAAGAGGACAAAAGCGACAAAATACTGGCATAATGAGCAAGGCCGTCTGATTTTTTTCTGGCCACATCCTTTCTATACTACATTCGTAATATAAGTAATTCTCTAGTTAGACTATGCGAACTCACTACTGTGGCGACCTTAGCGCGATCGAAATTGAAAAAAGTGTCACCCTCTTTGGTTGGGTCGATCGCCGTCGCGATCACGGTGGCGTTATTTTTATCGATCTGCGGGATCGCAGTGGTATTGTCCAGATCGTCAGTGATCCCCAACGAACCCCCGCTTCCTACCCGATCGCTGAAACCGTTAGAAACGAGTATGTCCTCAAGGTGACGGGAACAGTCAGTCAAAGGCCGCCCGAATCCCTGAACCCGCGCATTGCCACAGGAGAAATCGAAATTTACGCCACTAGCATCGAGATTCTCAACGGGGTTACTAAACAACTGCCTTTTGTCGTCTCTAGTTCCGAAAGTGAATCGGTACGGGAAGATGTGCGCTTGCGATACCGCTATCTAGACCTACGCCGGGAGCGTATGAGTCAGAATTTACAACTACGTCACCAAGTTGTCAAAGAAATGCGCCGTTTTCTCGAAGATGAACAGCATTTTATCGAAGTGGAAACGCCAATTTTAACTCGATCGACTCCCGAAGGGGCGCGGGATTATCTAGTTCCTTCCCGTGTCAACCCCGGCCAATGGTACGCTTTACCCCAATCACCGCAATTATTTAAGCAATTATTAATGGTGTCAGGAATGGATCGCTACTATCAAATCGCCCGCTGTTTCCGCGACGAAGATCTGCGCGCTGATCGTCAACCGGAATTTACTCAGTTGGATATGGAGATGAGTTTTCTCTCTTTACCTGAGATTTTAGCCCTGAATGAGGCTTTAATCGCTCATATCTTCAAAAAAGTCAAAAATATTGATATAAGCCTGCCCCTGCCCCGTTTAACCTATGCTGAGGCTATGGATCGCTATGGGATCGATCGCCCCGATACCCGTTTTGACCTGGAATTGGTCAATGTGGCGGAGATTTTTGCCGATTCGGGATTTAAGGTGTTTTCAGGGGCGATCGCTAGTGGTGGGACGGTGAAAGTTTTACCGATTCCCAACGGTAACGAGGCGATTTCTAACGTCAGAATCAAGCCTGGTGGGGATTTATTCAAAGAAGCCACCGATGCCGGAGCCAAAGGAATCGCCTACATCCGCGTGCGCGAGGACTACGATTTTGATACCATTGGTGCAATTAAAGATAACCTGACAGAGGCACAAAAACAGGCTTTAATCGAGAAGACTGGCGCAAAACCAGGCCATCTGCTCTTATTTGGGGCAGGAGATACCGATACAGTCAATAAATCCCTATCTCGCCTACGCTTAGTTTTAGGGGAACAATTGGGATTAATTGATCCCGAGAAAATCAACCTCCTCTGGGTGACGGATTTCCCGATGTTTGAATACAACGCCGAGGAAAAACGCCTAGAAGCATTGCATCACCCCTTTACTGCCCCCAATCCCGAAGATTTAGACGATCTAGCCCAGGCTCGCGCCCTAGCCTACGATATGATTTTTAATGGTATTGAAATCGGTGGCGGCAGTTTGCGGATCTATCAACGGGAAGTACAGGAAAAAGTCTTCGCTACCATCGGTCTATCCCCAGAGGAAGCCTATAATAAATTCGGCTTTTTGTTAGAAGCTTTTGAATACGGAACCCCTCCCCACGGTGGTATCGCCTACGGTTTAGATCGCTTGGTGATGTTGTTAGCAGGAGAAGAATCGATTCGCGATGTGATTGCTTTCCCGAAAACCCAGCAAGCTAGTTGTTTACTCACTTCTGCACCTTCGACAGTGGCAGCCAAGCAATTAAAAGAATTATGCGTTGCTTCTACCTACAAACCGCCATCCTAAGATTAAGGTGGGCATTGCCCACCTAATTTTTAAAAGTCTGTTGACACTAAGTTAAATTCTTTTCTGCCCTCACTTCATCCTCTTTAGCCGTGGCTAAAAATTCCTAGAGTTTAGTTTTGGGAACTAGGGGAAAAGTGCAGGGTAAGCGCATCTTAACAATCCTTGACAATTGTTAAGCAAAAATCGACCAAATGGGTCGATTTCGCCCCTACAAAATCGACTTTCTCTGCTCGCGGTGACGTTAATTCCCTTTATTCGGGAAAGAGGACTAAATTTTATCGGTCGCTGGCTATATTCGTCTCCAATTGACTTTGTAGGCAATCAAATGCAGTTGAGCTTCAGAGATGCACAGCTTTTTGGTTTTTGTTTAGGCACAGCCAGTAGTGGCGCTCGTCATATAGTGGGGGAAGAGGGGATAAGACTAATTGAAACCTACTACGCTAAACTTATCTACGAAATCGGTATCGTCGGTTTTATCGCTTTTATGGCACTGGTGACAATTCTCTGTATTCTCACCTTTAAAGCCTATTTAAAAGTAAAAAATCCCGCTTTAAAGCATTGGGGTCTCTGTATCTGGATTTTTATAGTCATTTCAGATAAGTCTGATACAGTCTAGACCGACAAAATCCGTATGAACTCTGGGATTGATATTCTCAATCTTAATTGAAATGACTATATACTTTTTATTAGCTATAATCCCTACTATTATCCTCTCTCCGTCGAGCCTGTTTCTGTTTACTATTGGTTATTCGCTGGAATATTGCTAAAACTGCCAGAAATCAGCGATAAATTGGAAGATGAGGCGGGATTTCCCCAAAAAAATTAATATGGGCAACAATCTCTAGGCGATCGCTGGAGAGTAACGAGACTTTCTCACTTTCCCCACCCGCGACCTTTTTCGGTTAGATTATCAATCTATTCATAGCGTTTCCTGTTCACAAGAGGTACATTTTTAATCCTAAAAAGCTTAATCAGCAAAGGTTAAGCTGTACCTCACATATGCGAGAACCGCTATAGTGATTATAAATAGCCGAAATTGCCCGCTTATAGCATTATAAGTTCTACAGATGAACAAAATTGAATTTTTTGATTAATTCGATATTGGCTCTGGGCTAATAATTGGTTGTGGGCGAACGCGGTTCGCCCCTACAGATAAACAAAATTGAATTTTTTGATTAATTCGATATTGGGGGTGGGCTAATAATTGGTTGTGGGCTAATAATTGGTTGTGGGCGAACGCGATGCGCCCCTACTGTTTTATGTTCTCGCTTAAAACAACAAATCTAAATATAATTCTTGTGATTGTCGATCGATTGGCAGATAATCTCGATCATTTGGCCAGTTTTTGGGATTGTTAATAATATATTCTCGAACAACTGCTAGATACTTTTCATCTCGAAGAATTGATTCATAATAATTGCGTTGCCAGATAGGAGTATCTGTGTTCTGTCGAAGCAAATTAATTCGTTTAGTAACCGCCGATTTAAACCCCGCAATACATGACGATAAAGAATTCGGTTTCTGCTGTGGGGGCGCATCGTGGTCAGTGAGTTGATCGAACTGCGTGCGCCTAAATCTAGAGGCTGATTGCCCGTTGCCCAAACTCTGATTGTCGCCAGAATAATCATTAATTATAACAATTCCATGGAAATGATTGGGCATAATAACCCATTCAGCCAATTGAAAATTAGGTCGAATTTTGCAGGTTTTTAGCCATTCATCAGCAACAATTTTTCCTAATTGATTAAGGTACATTTGACCATTTTTGATTTCTCCAAACCAAGGTCGTTTTTGGTAGGTACAAATAGTCACAAAATATGCTCCAGGTTGGGAATAATCATAATTTCTGAGGCGAATAGAACGACGATGATGTTTTTCAGGATCAAAGGTCATATATATTCCCGCAATACTCACAAAACCTCTTATCAATTCCCATCATAAGCGATCGCAATTCACACCGACGTATTTTTTCTGAAACCCCCCAAAAACCACCCCCAAACCCGTAGGGGCGCATCGCGTGCGCCCAAATCCCCCCAAATCCCCACAAATGCCCCAAAAAACCCAAACCCCCAAAAACCACCCCAAAACCCGTAGGGGCGCATCGCGTGCGCCCAAATCCCCCCAAATACCCCAAAAAAACCCAAATCCCCAAAAACCACCCCCAAACCCGTAGGGGCGCACCGCGTGCGCCCAAATCCCCCCAAATCCCCCCAAATACCCCAAAAAACCCAAACCCCCCAAAAACCACCCCCAAACCCGTAGGGGCGCACCGCGTGCGCCCAAATCCCCCCAAATACCCCCAAATACCCCAAAAAACCCAAACCCCCCAAAAACCACCCCCAAACCCGTAGGGGCGCACCGCGTGCGCCCAAATCCCCCCAAATACCCCCAAATACCCCAAAAAACCCAAACCCCCCAAAAACCACCCCCAAACCCGTAGGGGCGCATCGCGTGCGCCCAAATCCCCCCAAATACCCCAAAAAAACCCAAATCCCCAAAAACCACCCCCAAACCCGTAGGGGCGCATCGCGTGCGCCCAAATCCCCACAAATACCCCAAAAAACCCAACCCCCCCAAAAACCACCCCCAAACCCGTAGGGGCGCATCGCGTGCGCCCAAATCCCCACAAATA
Encoded here:
- a CDS encoding transposase, with amino-acid sequence MTFDPEKHHRRSIRLRNYDYSQPGAYFVTICTYQKRPWFGEIKNGQMYLNQLGKIVADEWLKTCKIRPNFQLAEWVIMPNHFHGIVIINDYSGDNQSLGNGQSASRFRRTQFDQLTDHDAPPQQKPNSLSSCIAGFKSAVTKRINLLRQNTDTPIWQRNYYESILRDEKYLAVVREYIINNPKNWPNDRDYLPIDRQSQELYLDLLF
- a CDS encoding aldolase/citrate lyase family protein; the protein is MNSLEKKMVQLLRELREDHHVSGVKAEFETEGTRLTEAMRLKEISLKAGVDFNLKIAGCEAIRDIFDAVNLGVDRLIAPMVETAYALQKYLRAARRVLADQGVEDVELLVNIETITACDNFQEMLAIPEIKSLHGIVIGRMDLASSLGLTRRDVNSEQVLDLALPLAKKAKAAGLTVAIGGGVSLDSLPFFKMFCQGHFDRFETRKVIFDCPQALDNFSLAWSKAIEFELLWLENKKNYYGAIVREDDQRLAILHDLLFG
- the aspS gene encoding aspartate--tRNA ligase, which encodes MRTHYCGDLSAIEIEKSVTLFGWVDRRRDHGGVIFIDLRDRSGIVQIVSDPQRTPASYPIAETVRNEYVLKVTGTVSQRPPESLNPRIATGEIEIYATSIEILNGVTKQLPFVVSSSESESVREDVRLRYRYLDLRRERMSQNLQLRHQVVKEMRRFLEDEQHFIEVETPILTRSTPEGARDYLVPSRVNPGQWYALPQSPQLFKQLLMVSGMDRYYQIARCFRDEDLRADRQPEFTQLDMEMSFLSLPEILALNEALIAHIFKKVKNIDISLPLPRLTYAEAMDRYGIDRPDTRFDLELVNVAEIFADSGFKVFSGAIASGGTVKVLPIPNGNEAISNVRIKPGGDLFKEATDAGAKGIAYIRVREDYDFDTIGAIKDNLTEAQKQALIEKTGAKPGHLLLFGAGDTDTVNKSLSRLRLVLGEQLGLIDPEKINLLWVTDFPMFEYNAEEKRLEALHHPFTAPNPEDLDDLAQARALAYDMIFNGIEIGGGSLRIYQREVQEKVFATIGLSPEEAYNKFGFLLEAFEYGTPPHGGIAYGLDRLVMLLAGEESIRDVIAFPKTQQASCLLTSAPSTVAAKQLKELCVASTYKPPS